One region of Macadamia integrifolia cultivar HAES 741 chromosome 11, SCU_Mint_v3, whole genome shotgun sequence genomic DNA includes:
- the LOC122094362 gene encoding transcription factor CPC-like has product MGGIDTDHPSSDISSEYAKEGTTEDSKLKFSEDEEDLIARMFRLVGERWSLIAGRIPGRTAEEIEKYWTSKYSSSSN; this is encoded by the exons ATGGGAGGCATAGATACTGATCACCCTTCCTCGGACATTTCTTCAGAGTATGCCAAAG AGGGTACAACTGAGGATTCTAAGCTGAAATTCTCAGAGGATGAGGAAGATCTCATTGCTCGGATGTTTCGATTAGTTGGAGAGAG GTGGTCTCTGATAGCTGGAAGAATCCCAGGTAGAACAGCAGAGGAGATTGAGAAATATTGGACTTCAAAGTATTCTTCCTCTAGTAATTGA